In the genome of bacterium, the window CGCCGCTCGTGAAGCCGAAGCTGGAGATCAGGCGCTCCACATCGTGACTGGCACAATGGGGGCAAGGCGTATGCTCCGCTGCGCTTGCCGCGGCGACTAGCTCTTCAAAGGCCCCGCCGCATTCCCGGCATTTGTACTCATATATCGGCATGGATAGACGCCCTAGCAGCCTGCTCCGGATTCATCACAATTCGTTTAGTATACTTATTTTTTGTCTAAAAAGCAAGATAAAATCTTGCGCCTCAAGCTGAACTTGCTTGCTTTAACAATTCCGAGTAAAGGGCGCCGATTTTCTCTGCACAGAGGGAGATGTCATAGCGCTCCCAGGCCAAGCGGCGGTTATTCTCCGCCATGATTTGCCGCAAGGCCCTGTCACACAAAAGTCGGGACAATGCAGCCGCCAGGCCCTCCCGGTCGCCTGGCGCGATCAGGAAGCCGTTCTCCCCATCGTGGACAAAATCGGGAATGCCCCCGACCATGGTCGAGACCACGGGAAGTCCGGCCGCATAGGCTTCGAGCAAGGCCAGGGGAAAGACCTCGGCAT includes:
- a CDS encoding zinc ribbon domain-containing protein produces the protein MPIYEYKCRECGGAFEELVAAASAAEHTPCPHCASHDVERLISSFGFTSGGTHSTDTRSSSSGHSCGSCSSHACSHCH